One Methylophaga marina DNA window includes the following coding sequences:
- a CDS encoding restriction endonuclease subunit S, which produces MSKYRAYSDLKSIDTNWEVAPSHWTFMQLKRAVDGCKNGLWGSDPDMDDNDIVVVRVADFDRAKLTIKSSGYTLRKIEQKDREHRLLKNGDLLLEKSGGGEKTPVGQVVLFDKNFDAVTSNFVAKMTPLESHNSKFLNYMFACIYDSKLNTCSIKQNTGIQNIDSEAYLSEKFCFPPRYEQTQIAVFLDRETAKIDRLIEKQQRLIELLEEKRQAVISHAVKLSSDSQSSRLSHYVNLTTGFAFPSSEFSHNEDDIRLLRGVNVGVGNVKWRDTVYWPHDCLREFSEYILQTGDIVFGMDRPWISSGARVAMVSKHDLPSLLVQRVARLRALGGLCQAYLYLILSSNEFKSYIEADLTGVSVPHISPEQIKNFPFRVMPEKQQQAVISDTQNKLNKIDEIKSKARKCINLLMERRITLISAAVTGKIDVRDQVPQDVDEAVAS; this is translated from the coding sequence CCAACTGGGAAGTTGCTCCTTCACACTGGACCTTCATGCAACTGAAACGAGCGGTTGACGGTTGTAAGAACGGACTTTGGGGTTCTGACCCAGATATGGACGACAATGACATTGTTGTAGTGAGAGTGGCCGATTTTGATCGTGCCAAGCTAACGATCAAGTCATCCGGTTACACTTTGAGAAAGATTGAGCAAAAAGATAGGGAGCATCGTCTGTTGAAAAATGGCGATCTCCTGCTGGAAAAGTCTGGTGGTGGTGAAAAGACACCTGTCGGACAAGTTGTACTCTTCGACAAGAATTTTGATGCGGTGACATCTAACTTCGTCGCAAAGATGACCCCGCTTGAAAGCCATAACTCGAAGTTCTTGAACTACATGTTTGCTTGCATTTATGACTCCAAGCTGAACACCTGTTCGATTAAGCAAAACACGGGCATACAGAATATCGACTCAGAGGCATACCTGTCTGAGAAGTTTTGTTTTCCCCCTCGATACGAACAAACCCAAATCGCCGTCTTCCTCGACCGTGAAACTGCCAAAATCGACCGCCTGATTGAAAAGCAACAGCGACTGATTGAGCTACTGGAAGAGAAGCGTCAGGCTGTCATTTCACATGCTGTGAAGCTGAGTAGTGACTCTCAAAGTTCACGATTGAGCCATTATGTCAATTTGACTACTGGCTTTGCTTTCCCAAGTTCCGAGTTTAGCCATAATGAAGATGACATACGTCTACTTCGAGGAGTAAATGTTGGAGTTGGGAATGTTAAATGGCGTGATACTGTTTACTGGCCCCATGACTGCCTACGAGAATTTAGTGAATACATATTACAAACGGGTGACATTGTATTTGGCATGGATAGACCTTGGATTTCATCAGGGGCAAGAGTGGCCATGGTCAGTAAACATGACCTCCCATCTCTACTTGTTCAGCGAGTCGCGCGATTACGAGCACTCGGAGGCCTTTGCCAAGCCTATCTTTACCTCATCTTATCTAGTAATGAGTTTAAATCGTACATAGAAGCAGACTTGACTGGTGTAAGTGTTCCACATATCAGCCCTGAGCAAATTAAGAATTTTCCCTTCAGAGTCATGCCAGAAAAGCAGCAACAAGCTGTGATCTCGGATACGCAGAATAAGCTCAATAAAATAGATGAAATTAAGTCCAAGGCAAGAAAGTGTATTAATTTGCTTATGGAACGTCGGATAACACTGATCTCAGCCGCCGTCACAGGCAAAATTGACGTGCGTGACCAAGTTCCGCAGGATGTCGACGAAGCAGTCGCCTCATAG